The window ATTCTCTGCTGTCCGGTGGAACCGTTGGCAGAAAGCTGCGCCTGGGCTTTGCGGATGGTTTCATCGTCCAGCCTTTCAATCAGGCGGTCTGCTTCTTTCCAGGCTTCCTCTTCGGTTTCGCGGACGATGATGTGTGCCCGGACCCCGAAACGGACTTTTCTGCCCGCCAGTGCCGCCTGTTCGGCCACCCGCTCGATCTTCTCTCTGGCAATGTGCGGAGGCTCTCCCCAGGTCAGGTACACGTCGGTGTAATCTGCCGCCACCTGAATGGCGGGTTCACTGCTGCCCCCGAAGTACACCGGAGGGAGGGGTTGTTGCACTGGGCCAAA of the Deinococcus cellulosilyticus NBRC 106333 = KACC 11606 genome contains:
- a CDS encoding LLM class flavin-dependent oxidoreductase, encoding FGPVQQPLPPVYFGGSSEPAIQVAADYTDVYLTWGEPPHIAREKIERVAEQAALAGRKVRFGVRAHIIVRETEEEAWKEADRLIERLDDETIRKAQAQLSANGSTGQQRMIALHGGNKDNLKVYKNLWAGVGLTRAGAGTAFVGNPENIAALIEEYKQIGVDTFILSGYPHLEEAYRTAELLFPAIGKTQTGVLQVKENERRLAVSF